A single Triticum dicoccoides isolate Atlit2015 ecotype Zavitan chromosome 2A, WEW_v2.0, whole genome shotgun sequence DNA region contains:
- the LOC119353368 gene encoding probable aspartic protease At2g35615, which translates to MSVLYACKLCFLLALLNSASHAVAGNVAPPTLSAGFSLPIVSNHNTAGGLGQFDANLTSIGPHIAPVGWPLYGVLVGVGSGQTRHFYKLGLDLVGNLTWMQCKPCVPEVRQEGAVFDSAESPRYKHMKPADPKCTPPYTPSGQNRCSFYTTSWNAAAHGYLGSDTFAFAGSPGAGGHNRDVDNLILGCAHTTNGFEHLNHNILAGVLSLSRHPTSFMSQLTARGLADSRFSYCLFPGQSHPNARHGFLRFGRDIPRHDHAHSTPLLFTGSGYSQSSMYYIHVFSISLNGKRLNGVKTAMFRRDPQTRRGGFVVDPGTPLTRLARAAYDVVEAEVAANMHKQGARRSTVPVQGYRLCFGSWGHAHLPSLTVTLYEDATRLFIKPELLFMRVNHEHLCFAVVPDEEMTVLGAAQQVDTRFTFDLPGNRLYFAQEHCSADTRPTV; encoded by the coding sequence ATGTCTGTTTTATATGCTTGTAAGCTCTGCTTCCTCCTTGCTCTGCTGAATTCGGCCAGCCACGCCGTCGCCGGCAATGTGGCACCACCGACACTGAGCGCCGGATTCAGTCTGCCTATCGTGTCCAACCACAACACAGCCGGCGGGCTCGGGCAGTTTGACGCGAACCTCACGAGCATAGGTCCGCACATAGCACCCGTGGGGTGGCCCTTGTACGGCGTCCTTGTCGGCGTTGGCTCTGGCCAAACCCGGCACTTTTACAAGCTCGGGCTGGACCTCGTCGGCAATCTGACGTGGATGCAGTGCAAGCCCTGCGTGCCCGAGGTTCGGCAGGAGGGCGCCGTCTTCGACTCTGCTGAGTCCCCTCGCTACAAGCACATGAAGCCCGCAGACCCCAAGTGTACGCCCCCCTACACCCCCTCCGGCCAGAACCGGTGCAGCTTCTACACCACCTCCTGGAACGCCGCCGCGCACGGCTACCTCGGCAGCGACACGTTTGCCTTCGCCGGCAGCCCCGGCGCAGGAGGACACAACAGGGACGTTGACAACCTCATCTTGGGTTGCGCACACACGACGAACGGGTTCGAGCACCTGAACCACAACATTCTCGCCGGGGTCCTGAGCTTGAGCAGGCACCCGACGTCGTTCATGAGCCAGCTCACCGCACGCGGGCTGGCCGACTCACGGTTCTCATATTGTCTCTTCCCTGGACAGAGCCACCCCAACGCCAGGCACGGGTTCCTCCGCTTCGGCCGCGACATCCCGAGGCACGACCACGCGCACAGCACGCCGCTGCTGTTCACTGGATCGGGCTACAGCCAAAGTAGCATGTACTACATCCACGTCTTCAGCATCAGCTTGAACGGGAAAAGGCTTAACGGGGTAAAGACGGCGATGTTTAGGCGGGATCCACAAACCCGTCGCGGGGGGTTCGTCGTCgaccccgggactcccctgaccagGCTGGCTCGCGCGGCGTATGACGTCGTGGAGGCCGAGGTCGCGGCAAACATGCACAAGCAGGGGGCGCGCCGCTCGACGGTGCCGGTGCAGGGGTACCGCCTCTGCTTTGGCTCGTGGGGCCACGCGCACCTCCCGAGCTTGACCGTGACCCTGTACGAAGACGCGACCAGGCTTTTTATCAAGCCGGAACTGTTATTCATGAGGGTGAACCATGAGCACCTGTGCTTCGCCGTCGTGCCGGACGAGGAGATGACGGTGCTCGGCGCGGCGCAGCAGGTGGACACGCGGTTCACATTTGACCTCCCGGGGAATCGTCTCTACTTTGCCCAGGAGCATTGTAGTGCTGACACTCGCCCAACTGTCTAG